A stretch of Sphingorhabdus sp. YGSMI21 DNA encodes these proteins:
- the prsR gene encoding PEP-CTERM-box response regulator transcription factor, producing the protein MMPDKEQPKKEKLLVVEDDPGLQKQLKWAYDDFDVIIAGDRETAIEKLRSEEPDVVTLDLGLPPDPDGTTEGFATMEAILSLKPDTKVIVASGHGEKASALRAISGGAWDFYQKPVDIDELGLIVRRAFHVRNLEQENASLAARSNSDGYILGEIITGAPEMLKVAQMIERVANTNASVMLLGASGTGKELLAKGLHDSSDRRDKAFVAINCAAIPENLLESELFGHEKGAFTGAIKTTEGKIEQAAGGTLFLDEVGDIPLPLQVKLLRFLQERVIERIGGRKPIAVDTRIVCATHQDLETMIKDNDFREDLYYRLAEIVIKIPPLSGRSGDASLLARHFQKKFAAEINPAVKGIAPDALAALEAWHWPGNVRELENRIKRAVIMADGKMITAGDLDLDVDENAATDLLNLKAAREAADRSAILRAISQTSGNISNAAKLLGISRPTLYDLLKQYKLQQAS; encoded by the coding sequence TGCAGAAACAGCTGAAATGGGCCTATGACGATTTCGATGTCATCATCGCCGGCGACCGCGAGACTGCGATCGAAAAGCTGCGCTCGGAAGAGCCGGATGTGGTCACGCTCGATCTGGGGCTGCCGCCGGACCCGGACGGCACCACGGAAGGCTTCGCGACCATGGAAGCGATATTGAGCCTGAAGCCCGACACCAAGGTGATTGTTGCCTCCGGCCATGGCGAAAAAGCCAGCGCCTTGCGGGCGATATCCGGCGGCGCATGGGATTTCTACCAGAAGCCCGTGGATATCGACGAGCTTGGCTTGATTGTCAGGCGCGCCTTTCACGTGCGCAATCTGGAACAGGAAAATGCCAGCCTTGCCGCCCGGAGCAACAGCGACGGCTATATATTGGGAGAGATCATCACCGGCGCGCCGGAAATGCTGAAAGTGGCCCAGATGATCGAGCGGGTGGCCAATACCAACGCCTCGGTCATGCTGCTGGGCGCCAGCGGTACCGGCAAGGAGTTGCTGGCCAAGGGCCTGCACGATTCCAGTGATCGTCGCGACAAGGCCTTTGTTGCCATCAACTGTGCGGCCATTCCGGAAAATCTGCTGGAATCCGAATTGTTCGGCCACGAAAAAGGGGCCTTTACCGGCGCCATCAAGACGACCGAAGGGAAGATCGAACAGGCCGCCGGCGGCACGCTTTTCCTCGACGAGGTTGGCGATATTCCGCTGCCGCTCCAGGTGAAATTGCTGCGCTTTCTCCAGGAGCGGGTGATCGAAAGGATCGGCGGACGCAAGCCGATTGCCGTCGATACACGGATCGTTTGCGCGACCCATCAGGATCTCGAGACGATGATCAAGGACAATGATTTTCGCGAGGATCTCTATTATCGTCTGGCTGAAATCGTGATCAAGATCCCGCCCCTGTCCGGGCGCTCGGGCGACGCCAGCCTGCTGGCACGGCATTTCCAGAAAAAATTCGCTGCGGAAATCAATCCGGCGGTCAAGGGGATTGCACCCGACGCGCTGGCCGCGCTGGAGGCCTGGCACTGGCCCGGCAATGTTCGGGAACTGGAAAACCGGATCAAGCGCGCGGTGATCATGGCCGACGGCAAGATGATCACCGCCGGCGACCTTGATCTGGACGTCGACGAAAATGCGGCGACCGATCTGCTGAACCTGAAAGCCGCGCGCGAAGCCGCCGACCGTTCGGCGATCCTGCGGGCGATTTCGCAGACCAGCGGCAATATTTCCAATGCGGCCAAATTGCTGGGGATCAGCCGGCCGACACTTTATGATCTGCTCAAGCAATATAAGTTGCAGCAAGCCAGCTGA